Proteins encoded together in one Papaver somniferum cultivar HN1 unplaced genomic scaffold, ASM357369v1 unplaced-scaffold_117, whole genome shotgun sequence window:
- the LOC113330053 gene encoding beta-hexosaminidase 3-like, translating to MGEKGRNLIGGLFLVVVLLAGCVYADVGGNIWPMPKSVKYGGATLQLSKDFGLVTSGTNFTDHLGILKDGFSRLLDLVEASHVVDASKNNAGLLKGLHIAISSPDDTLQYGIDESYDLYIPSNGNSVYAHIQAQTVYGALHGLQTFSQLCQFNFKTRTIEVHHAPWSISDGPRFSFRGLLIDTSRHFLPLPTIKKVIDAMAYTKLNVLHWHIVDTQSFPLEIPSYPKLWNGAYTGAERYTMADAAEIVDYARRRGINVLAEIDVPGHAQSWGVGYPQLWPSKICQEPLDVSNEFTFKVIDGILSDFSKVFKFKFVHLGGDEVDGSCWSITPHVKNWLNKHKLNESEAYQYFVLRAQKIALSHGYEIVNWEETFNNFGSKLHPKTVVHNWLDRVGGGVVQKVVAAGLRCIVSNQDNWYLDHLDTTWENFYMNEPLTNITNPKHQKLVLGGEVCMWGETIDTSDIEQTIWPRAAAAAERMWTPFDKLASDPGKVIGRLSRFRCLLNQRGVAAAPLAGLGRESPIGPGSCYKQ from the exons ATGGGAGAGAAAGGGAGGAATTTGATTGGAGGGTTATTCTTGGTGGTGGTGTTGCTAGCTGGATGTGTTTATGCTGATGTTGGTGGCAATATATGGCCAATGCCTAAATCAGTGAAATATGGAGGAGCAACACTTCAGTTGAGTAAAGATTTCGGACTCGTAACATCAGGGACCAATTTCACTGATCATTTGGGAATATTGAAAGATGGGTTTTCGAGATTACTGGATTTAGTTGAAGCTTCTCATGTGGTTGATGCTAGTAAGAACAATGCTGGCCTTCTTAAGGGATTGCACATTGCTATTTCCTCACCGGATGATACG TTACAATACGGGATTGACGAGTCATATGATTTGTATATACCTTCAAATGGGAATTCAGTTTATGCACATATCCAG GCACAAACAGTATACGGGGCTCTCCATGGATTGCAG ACTTTTAGCCAATTGTGTCAGTTCAATTTTAAAACCAGAACAATTGAAGTTCATCATGCCCCATGGAGCATTTCTGATGGGCCAAGGTTCTCTTTCCGAGGGCTTCTAATTG ATACATCCCGACATTTTTTGCCTCTACCTACAATAAAGAAAGTTATTGATGCTATGGCATACACAAAATTG AATGTTCTACACTGGCATATCGTAGATACACAATCATTCCCATTAGAGATACCATCTTATCCAAAACTGTGGAATGGTGCTTACACTGGTGCAGAGCGGTATACAATGGCTGATGCCGCAGAAATCGTGGA TTACGCTCGAAGACGAGGGATTAATGTACTGGCTGAGATTGATGTACCAGGTCATGCTCAATCATG GGGAGTCGGCTATCCTCAGCTTTGGCCATCTAAAATTTGTCAGGAGCCACTTGATGTGAGCAATGAGTTTACCTTCAAAGTAATAGATGGAATTCTTTCAG ATTTCAGCAAggttttcaaattcaaatttgttCACTTGGGAGGTGATGAAGTTGACGGAA GTTGCTGGTCGATTACCCCTCATGTAAAGAATTG GTTAAATAAGCATAAGCTTAATGAATCTGAAGCGTATCAGTACTTTGTCTTAAGAGCACAGAAGATAGCATTATCCCATGGATATGAAATTGTTAATTG ggaagagACGTTCAACAACTTCGGCAGCAAATTGCACCCTAAAACAGTGGTGCACAACTG GCTAGACAGGGTAGGAGGTGGTGTTGTTCAGAAAGTGGTGGCTGCAGGGCTGAGGTGCATCGTTAGTAACCAGGACAACTGGTATCTGGATCACCTGGATACGACATGGGAGAATTTTTATATGAATGAACCTTTAACAAATATCACAAACCCTAAGCACCAAAAATTAGTGCTTGGGGGTGAAGTGTGCATGTGGGGTGAGACTATTGATACTTCAGATATCGAGCAGACCATATGGCCACGAGCTGCAGCAGCTGCAG AGCGGATGTGGACACCGTTTGATAAGCTAGCAAGTGATCCTGGGAAAGTTAT